GGAGACCTTGAGGATTATGATGAGAAGGGCTGCGGCAGCCTCATTTATAATCTTGTGATGGCGGCGAACTGCCTCCAGGGAGAGGAGGCGTCGGAGGTTTATAAAATCCAGAGCGGCGTCAAGGAGACGATACGGAAGCTGGGCGCAGAAGGGCCGGCAGTGTTCATCGGACGCTGCGCGACAGAAATTTTCAAGTATCATGAAAACGTTGTCCGGGTTTATATTTATTCTTCCAATGTCCAGAAAAAAGTCAACCGGATTATGCAGACTGAGCATGTCTCCGAGGAAGATGCCAGAAGGCTGATGGATAAAAAGGACCGCTGCCGCCGGAACTATTTCCATTTCTTCACGGGAAGCGACTGGCGCGACCGGAAAAACTACGACCTGGAATTGAACACGGGAATGCTCCCGACCGGGGAGTGCGTGCGTATACTGCTGGATATGATACAGCAGTAGTGCGATGGCAGCATCCCGGCAGCGCGTGCGTGTATTGTTGGATATGATACGGCAGTAGTGGGACGGCAGCATTCCGGCAGCGCGTGCGCGTATTGTTGGATATGATACGGCAGTAGTGGGACGGCAGCATCCCGGCAGCGCGTGTGTGTATTGCCGTACATGGCGCGGCGCCAGCATGAAGCGCACGCCGGATTGGCGCGCCGGGATGCGGCGCGTGGTACCAGTACCGGAGCGGGAATGAACCAGGACGATCTGGTGGACGATTCCGGCGGGATTGTCCGCCTGAATCGCCCGGAACGCTTTTGTTGCCGGAGAATAACGAAGCTGTAACAGAGCTGTCCGTCAGACGGCGACAGAAGCTATAAAAAAATGGCCTATAAAAAAATGTGCAAAAAAATGAAAAAAACACTTGATTTTATAAGAAGAAAATGCTATACTAACAAAGCTTGATTGAGAAAGCAATCGATGCGTGGCTCAGCTTGGTAGAGCGCTGCGTTCGGGACGCAGAGGTCGCAGGTTCAAATCCTGTCGCATCGACTACAGAAAAATGGGTACCGGAGGTATCCATTTTTTATTGCCGTGCATTCGAAGGAAGCAGCCAGTGGCAGCTCCTGTAGGTAATTAAAACACAGAAAACAATACCGAAGTGTCAGCAGGAGAGAAGGCAGGCGTTCGGGCGCAGAGGGTGCGGCACGCCAGTGGCGCGCGTTTCGCACGGACCGGAGCGAAGCGGAGACCGCAGGTTCAAATCCTGTCGCATCGACTCTTGGCAGGGGCGCCGGGAATACTGATAAATACAGTATTTCCGGTATTTTTTTGTTTTTAACAAATGCTTCTGAGAGGAGCGCCAGGTTCCAATTTTTCGTTTGTTCTAACACTTGTTCTAACACCTGCTTCCAGGAAGGAAAATGTCCCATTTAAGCTTTCAGCTTTTTCGCTCCTGTGTACGTTCTAAATGGGTGTAAATATTCATAGTTGTATAAAAGTCTGCGTGTCCAAGCCACTCTTGGATATCCTTCGGGTGCCATCCTTTTTCATAGAGCATGGATGCTGTGGAGTGACGAAGATTATGGAACGTGAATCCCGGTTTTCCATATTTCTTTATCAGTCTGGTAAAATGATGATAAACAAAATCTGGTGCAAAAGGTTTCCCGTCTTCCCATGTAAATAAAAAGGTATTCTCATGGTAGGTATTCCCATAATATTTTCCGTTAGCCTCTTTCTTTTCGATTACCCTCATGAAAAAAGATTCCATCTCTTCTGTCAGTGGATAAGAGCGGCAGGAGTCAGGTGCCTTAGTTTCATTTTTGCCCTGGAGTGTCAGAAGCTTTACGATCGTTCTATTTATGTGGAGCAAATGGTTTTTGAAATTTTGCTAGTATTTATAAGCCTTTAAGAGTTTTGAGATTATATACCTATATTGATGTGCCTATATGAAAATCTTTATCCCTGTTTTGATACTTTTTAATTCTGACTGCTGGTACAGTTGGGCAGGTATATTTATGTCAAAGGAATCAAGAATCAGTTTCAAATCCGGATCGTCCACGTCCATAAATCGGTACAGTTCTCCGGGCAGAAGATCGACTTTCCATTTAAGGAGGACCTGCTGTATCCTGTGTCCGTTAAGGCCGGTGCTCCAATAGGCGTCCGGATCTACAGCTACCTTTCCGGAAGAAATGATCCTCTTCTGGATAATACGTAGCAGGATCAGCGCAATCATACAGATCAGCAGATGCGTCGTCACATGCTCTGGTGTACGTACAAAGATCGGCCGGGGCTCAAGGTCTCCCTTCATAACACGGAACTGGTCTTCGATCTGTGTCAGTCCATGATATTTGTCAATGAATAGAAATTGGTTACATCATAATAGATGATTTCCGGGGAACGGCCCGCTTTTTTGACGAGGCTGGTATTGATCCTGCGGATAATCTTATCTTTATTGGAGCAGATGAAATCCAGGGTGTCGTAAACATTGTCCGGGTTATGCTCGTCAAGGACCGGCTCATAGTAATCATCATTCTGGCGGATGGTGGCACATTTGGAAGAAGGGCTGAGCAGTCTGCCGAAAATAAGAAGCCTGGCAAAGCCATAAACATCGAACCGGATCTTTGTAAACCCCTTGTAGGAAGAGCAAAAGGTATTTAACCCCAGTTCCTCCAAGATCCGTTCAAGGAGGATATGAGAAAAGATTTTTGGGTGGCCAAAACAATCCGGGCTGCCTTCGTTTATAGAAAAGCGATAGTTTTGTGCAGGTTTTGAGGAAGAGCAGAAAGGTTCCAGGGCAGGGATAAGAGGAACCCCGGTCTTAAAGGATTTTTTAGCCGTCCCAGGTAATCAGGGAGACCATCGTCAAGTCGGTCAAGAGGTCCGATATTAAGGAGGACATGTTTCGCAGATACCATGTCTCCGTTTTTGTTAGGTTTTCTGATGGCATGTACAAGGCGGAGATAATCCTTGCCGTTATTTTTGATTTTTCTATAAGCTCAAGTGGCAAACTCGGTGGGAATATATTTGGAGATATGAGAAAATGAGATGCTGAAATGTTGATAAAGGAAATGTTTTATGTTAATATATAAATATAAAAAGAAATATGTTGAGAATGAAAGGCAATGGTTGCTTAAGATGAATAAAACGATATCTTTTGCATTGGGAGACATGCTTTTTGAATATGATGAGGAAAAGAATGAGAAGAATATTAAAAAGCATGGGATATCATTTAAACAGGCGGCGCGTGTATTTTTTGATTATGACCGTATAGAATTTTATGATGAAGATAATAGCATGGAAGAAGAACGTTATAATACCATAGGCGATATATCGGCGGGACATATATCATCGGGCTGCGGGAATATGACGATTGGAAATGTCAATCAGTTTATAGGAGCAGTGAATGATATTTTATTCGTTGTATATACTGAAAGGATACGGATGGAGAAAGATGGTTCTAAAAGAGATGTAACAAGATTAATTTCAGCAAGGTTTGCAACGAGCTTTGAGAGGGGGCTTTATTATGGTAAATGTGAATGATTTGTCACCAGAACAGAAAAAAGAATTGGCATTTACGCAGGAAGACAGAGAGGCTTTGGAAAGGGCAAGGAACATGCCGATAACCTTTGATATAGATTGCCCGGAAACCACTCCGGAGAGAGCAATAAAATTTAGGCGTGTTAATCCTCCGCGTAAAACAAAAACGGCTAATCCGGCATAGTAAAGATTGCTGCTATGGTTTGCCGTTCTAACACTTTAATAATTTTTTAAACTCCGTCAATAACGCGATTCTCGATCAAGCATGCTAAAAACCTTGAATTTAAAAGTATTTCAGACGATTAGAATATCAAAGAATCCATTTTGGATTTAAGGTAAACTATTGTTCGGGACGCAGAGGGTGCGGCGCGCCAGTGGCGCGCGTTTCGCACGGACCGGAGCGAAGCGGAGACCGCAGGTTCAAATCCTGTCGCATCGACTATAAAAAAATGGGTACCAGAGGTATCCATTTTTTATTGCCGTGCATTCGAAGGAAGCAGCCAGTGGCAGCTCCTGTAGGTAGTCAAAAACACAGAAAATAGTACCGAAGTGTCAGCAGGAGAGAAGGCAGGCGTTCGGGCGCAGAGACTATTTTATTAATTCCGAAATCGTTATCCTCAGATTTTTGTATATTCCGACCTGGATTGACTGCTCAAATGGGATAATAGTTGGTGCGGCATCTTCCTCATAACGGTAGACAGTGGTACAGGACTTTTTGGGGTCAACAATCCAGTATTCGCGTACACCGGCATCGGAGTAAAGAGCGTTTTTGGTAGAATAATCTGTTTTGCGGCTTCCAGGCGACACCACTTCAATAATGAAATCGGGAGCGCCCTCACATCCGCGGTCAGAAAGTTTTTTCCTGTCACAGATAATGCTGATATCAGGTTCCAGCCATTTTTGGTTATCAGCATTAAGGTTTACAGCAAATGGAGCCGGATAAATTTTACATTCTCCGTGATTGGATTCAATAAAATTTCCGATGATACGGCTGAGCTGGAAAACAAGCTCCTGATGCATTCTGTCTGGCAGAGCCATATTATAAAGCTTTCCGTCGATGAGTTCGGCGCGCTGTCCTTCCGGGAGATTCCAATAGTCTTCGGATGTATAATATTTTTCTTCTGATAATGGCATAATGTCACGTTCTTTCTAATAAAAGTATAGGCTGTTTTGCAGCAGATATTCGTGCAGACAGTCCGGCGGTAACACAGATATAAACGTTTGCTTAACCAGACTATAACATGGGAAAGAAGAAAAAGCAACAGACAGTGGGTTATTTACACGCTTCCGGAATTGTGCTAAAACAAAGATAATACAGCAGAAATCATGATTCGGGGAGGGAAAAGCATGTTAAAAGGAAATGGAAAAGAGTACGGATTTGTTCACATTAAACCGCTGGAAAACAGTCCGCTGGCAGGACAGGATATCTGCATTCTGGGGTCGTCTGTAGTATACGGGGAGGCGTCCGGGCAGGAGGCGGTCGGGGAATACCTGGCTGCCAGACTGTCGGCGAAGCTCACGAAAGAGGCAGTGAGCGGAACCACTCTGGTGGATGACGGCTCCGATTCTTACATTCAGAGAATGCAACATAAGATTGATTCACGGAAGCATTTTTCACTTTTTATCTGTCAGTTATCCACAAATGATGCCACTGCCGGGAAGCCGCTGGGGGAAATCAGTGAAGGCAGGGAGCTGAAGGATTTCGATACGTCCACAGTTACCGGGGCAGTGGAATACATCATCTGTTATGCAAAGCAGACATGGGGCTGTCCGGTAGTCTTTTTTACGGAAAGCCGTTATGACAGTGCGCAGTATGATGCGATGGTCGGCAGACTCCGGGAGCTTCGGGATAAATGGGATATCGGGATTCTGGATTTGTGGGACAATGCTGATTTTAACAACATCACCGACGGGGAGCGCAGGCTCTATATGGCGGACGATGTCCATCCGACAAAAGCGGGATACCGGGACTGGTGGGGACCGGAAATAGAAAAACAACTGCTCGCATTCATTTGAAGATATTTTACAAGACCACTGAAGTCCCGGATGATACAATATATGACATCGGGCACAGGAGGAAATGTAAATGAAGAAAGAAACGAGAACCGTTGTCTATGACGATGCGCTGCGCGTAGAAGCCTATCATTTTGAAGGAATCGTGCAGCCCTTCCCCAATCATTTTCATGAATATTATGTGATAGGATTCGTTGAGAAGGGGCAGCGCGTCCTTTCCTGCAAAAACCGGGAGTACGTTATAAGACCGGGAAATATTGTTCTGTTTAATCCGGGAGATAATCACGCCTGCGTCCAGAGTGACGACGGTGCGTTCGATTACCGGGGTTTTAATATCACAAAAGAAATTATGCTGGAGCTGGCGGAGGAAATTACGGGAAGACACATGTTGCCGGGATTTTCTGAAAATGTGATCCAGGATGAGGAAGCGGTCTGCTATCTGCGTCCGCTGCACGAGCTGGTAATGGAGGGCTCCGGCGAGTTTGGGAAAGAAGAAAATCTGCTTCTTCTGATGTCACTGCTTATCCAGAAGTACGGGCAGCCCTTTGAGAGCTGTATTCCGGAATGTCCGGAGGAAATCGAAAAAGCCTGCGCTTTTATGGAACAGCATTATGCGGAGCGCATCTGTCTGGATCAGATATGCCGGTGCGCCGGTTTAAGCAAATCTGCATTGCTGCGGGCATTTACTGTATCTAAAGGCGTTACGCCGTATCGCTATCTGGAAAATATACGCATCGGTAAAGCGAAAAAGCTGCTGGAGCAGGGCGTGCTGCCCATTGATGCGGCGCTGAAAACCGGCTTTTCAGACCAGAGCCATTTCACAAATTATTTCAGCCGTTTTATCGGACTGGCTCCCGGCGTTTACCGGGAAATCTTTCACATGAAATTCGAGGAAGCATTGTATGAAAAATAAGAACACGGCGGGACATTTAGCTGCGCTGCTTACCATTATCATCTGGGGAACCACCTTCATTTCCACAAAAATTCTGCTTGCGGATTTCCAGCCGGTGGAGATTCTGTTTTATCGTTTTATAATCGGACTGCTTGCGCTGCTGGTCGTTTATCCGCACCGTCTGAGGGGAACTACCCGCGGGCAGGAGCTTACCTTTGCCGCGGCGGGGCTGTGCGGAATCTGCCTTTATTATCTGCTGGAAAACATTGCGCTGACTTACACGCTGGCGTCCAATGTAGGCGTGATTATTTCTGTGGCGCCGTTTTTTACAGCGCTTTTGTCACATATTGTTATGAAAGAAGAAAAGCTGCGGGCAAATTTCTTTGCCGGGTTTGCGGTGGCAATGGCTGGAATATTTCTGATTGGCTTCAACGGCTCCAGACTGGAGCTGAATCCGGCGGGCGATTTGCTTGCGCTTCTGGCTGCCTTTGTCTGGGCGTGCTATTCGGTGCTGACAAAGAAAATCAGCGGCTATGGCTATCATACCATCCTCACCACCAGACGGGTCTTTTGTTATGGCATTCTGTTTATGCTGCCGGCGCTGCTGTTGTCTGATTTTAAGCTGGAGCCTGGCAGGCTTGCGCAGCCGGTTTATCTGTTTAATATGTTGTATCTGGGGCTTGGGGCTTCCGCTCTGTGCTTTGTCACCTGGAATTTTGCGGTGAAGGTGCTGGGCGCGGTAAAGACAAGCGTTTATATTTATATGGTACCTGTTATTACGGTTGTGACCTCGGCATTTGTTCTGCATGAGCAGATAACGGTGCTGGCAGGCGCCGGGACAGTATTAACGCTGGCGGGACTGTTTCTGTCAGAAGGAAAACGGTAACGGGACTGTTTCTGCCAGAAGGGAAACGATAACGGGGCGGCGTATCTGAATGGCTGGCTACTGTGAACAGAGAAAACAGCAACAATGGTTGTGAAAATGGCTGCGAAAAAAGGATTAACCGACCGGAAAGCACTTGACAGGGGAGCGGTGCACAGGTTATAGTAATGAAGTTAGCGGCGACTAATAGCGTGGGATTTTATTAGCACCGACACGGGGCTTTTATCAGTGCCAGTTAAAAAGCCGGCTAAAATCAGTGCATCCGGGAGGAAAGAAAATGAAAAAAATGTTGTATATTATTCTGGGCTGCGTCGGAGTGGCGCTTGGTGCGGTGGGAGCTGTTCTGCCGCTTATTCCGACATTTCCGTTTCTTCTGCTTGCGGCGTATTGCTTCGCCCGAAGCTCTGAGCGCCTGCATAACTGGTTTATCGGAACGAAGCTGTACCGGGACAATCTGGAGAGTTATGTGGCAGGAAAAGGAATGACACGGAAAACAAAAATCCGGATTATCAGTACCGTTACGGTGCTGATGCTGATTGGATTTCTTATGATGAGCCGGGTTCCGGTGGGAAGAGTTGTGCTTGCCTGCGTGTGGGTGTTCCATATTGTATATTTTGCAGTGGCGGTAAAAACTATTCCGGAACCGGCAGAGGGAGAATGCCAGTAGCAGGCTGGCGCGGTTACTGGAACGGAGTGAGCAGTAACCGGATGGTTTTTCAAACAAAGTAACATAATACCTTGTGATTTTTCCGGAAATATCTTAAAATAGAAAAAAACGGGAAAGAGGGTATAAGTTATGAAATATGTGAAAAGATGGATAGGGTGTCTGTGTATGGTATTTGCGCTGGCGATGATTTTGCCGGCGGTATTGCCGGCAGACACCTTTGCTGTACGTGTGGAAGCGGCTTCCGTAAAGCTGTCTGCGTCGAAGGCGACACTGGCGGTTGGACAGAAGTATTCCCTGAGTGTGAAGGGAACAAAGGCAAAGGTCACATGGAGCTCTGGAAATACAAAGGTGGCGACAGTATCGAATGGAACCGTTAAGGCGAAAAAAGAAGGAACGGCGGTAATTACCGCTAAGGTTGGGAAGAAAAAGCTCACCTGCAAG
This is a stretch of genomic DNA from Marvinbryantia formatexigens DSM 14469. It encodes these proteins:
- a CDS encoding AAA family ATPase, which encodes MKILAIEREFGSGGREIGMKVAQEAGIPYYDTNLLIEAAKRYDISIGDLEDYDEKGCGSLIYNLVMAANCLQGEEASEVYKIQSGVKETIRKLGAEGPAVFIGRCATEIFKYHENVVRVYIYSSNVQKKVNRIMQTEHVSEEDARRLMDKKDRCRRNYFHFFTGSDWRDRKNYDLELNTGMLPTGECVRILLDMIQQ
- a CDS encoding tyrosine-type recombinase/integrase — encoded protein: MLHINRTIVKLLTLQGKNETKAPDSCRSYPLTEEMESFFMRVIEKKEANGKYYGNTYHENTFLFTWEDGKPFAPDFVYHHFTRLIKKYGKPGFTFHNLRHSTASMLYEKGWHPKDIQEWLGHADFYTTMNIYTHLERTQERKS
- a CDS encoding BrnT family toxin — translated: MLIYKYKKKYVENERQWLLKMNKTISFALGDMLFEYDEEKNEKNIKKHGISFKQAARVFFDYDRIEFYDEDNSMEEERYNTIGDISAGHISSGCGNMTIGNVNQFIGAVNDILFVVYTERIRMEKDGSKRDVTRLISARFATSFERGLYYGKCE
- a CDS encoding Uma2 family endonuclease, which produces MPLSEEKYYTSEDYWNLPEGQRAELIDGKLYNMALPDRMHQELVFQLSRIIGNFIESNHGECKIYPAPFAVNLNADNQKWLEPDISIICDRKKLSDRGCEGAPDFIIEVVSPGSRKTDYSTKNALYSDAGVREYWIVDPKKSCTTVYRYEEDAAPTIIPFEQSIQVGIYKNLRITISELIK
- a CDS encoding SGNH/GDSL hydrolase family protein, whose protein sequence is MLKGNGKEYGFVHIKPLENSPLAGQDICILGSSVVYGEASGQEAVGEYLAARLSAKLTKEAVSGTTLVDDGSDSYIQRMQHKIDSRKHFSLFICQLSTNDATAGKPLGEISEGRELKDFDTSTVTGAVEYIICYAKQTWGCPVVFFTESRYDSAQYDAMVGRLRELRDKWDIGILDLWDNADFNNITDGERRLYMADDVHPTKAGYRDWWGPEIEKQLLAFI
- a CDS encoding AraC family ligand binding domain-containing protein, giving the protein MKKETRTVVYDDALRVEAYHFEGIVQPFPNHFHEYYVIGFVEKGQRVLSCKNREYVIRPGNIVLFNPGDNHACVQSDDGAFDYRGFNITKEIMLELAEEITGRHMLPGFSENVIQDEEAVCYLRPLHELVMEGSGEFGKEENLLLLMSLLIQKYGQPFESCIPECPEEIEKACAFMEQHYAERICLDQICRCAGLSKSALLRAFTVSKGVTPYRYLENIRIGKAKKLLEQGVLPIDAALKTGFSDQSHFTNYFSRFIGLAPGVYREIFHMKFEEALYEK
- a CDS encoding DMT family transporter, which gives rise to MKNKNTAGHLAALLTIIIWGTTFISTKILLADFQPVEILFYRFIIGLLALLVVYPHRLRGTTRGQELTFAAAGLCGICLYYLLENIALTYTLASNVGVIISVAPFFTALLSHIVMKEEKLRANFFAGFAVAMAGIFLIGFNGSRLELNPAGDLLALLAAFVWACYSVLTKKISGYGYHTILTTRRVFCYGILFMLPALLLSDFKLEPGRLAQPVYLFNMLYLGLGASALCFVTWNFAVKVLGAVKTSVYIYMVPVITVVTSAFVLHEQITVLAGAGTVLTLAGLFLSEGKR
- a CDS encoding YbaN family protein, which codes for MKKMLYIILGCVGVALGAVGAVLPLIPTFPFLLLAAYCFARSSERLHNWFIGTKLYRDNLESYVAGKGMTRKTKIRIISTVTVLMLIGFLMMSRVPVGRVVLACVWVFHIVYFAVAVKTIPEPAEGECQ